The following are encoded in a window of Castanea sativa cultivar Marrone di Chiusa Pesio chromosome 5, ASM4071231v1 genomic DNA:
- the LOC142636553 gene encoding ABC transporter C family member 12-like isoform X3, translated as MAFEPLIWYCQPVANGVWTRAVDSAFGSYTPCAIDSLVIAISHLVLLGVCSYRIWLIKNNSKAIWYRLRSNYYNYMLGLLAGYCTAGPLLRLMMGFSIFNLDGHTGFAPFEIIALIIEAVAWCSMLIMIGLETKIYIRQFRWFVRFAVIYVLVGDAVLLNLILSVSSYYSRSTLYLYLSTVCCQVLFGILLVVYVPNLDPYPGYSMMHAEPLDNCEYEAIPGEEQICPERHVNIFSRIYFGWITPLMQQGYRKPITEKDIWKLDTWDRTETLSRKFQRCWIEESQKSKPRLLRALNNSLGGRFWRGGFFKIGNDLSQFVGPVLLNHLLQSMQRGDPAWIGYIYAFSIFAGVSLGVLCESQYFQNVMRVGFRLRSTLVAAIFRKSLRLTHEGRKNFSSGKITNMVTTDANALQTVVLSKMRKLTKEALQWTDKRVGLMNEILAAMDTVKCYAWETSFLSKVQSIRNDELSWFRKAQLLSAFNSFILNSIPVVVTVTSFGLFTLLGGNLTPARAFTSLSLFSVLRFPLNMLPNLLSQVVNAKVSLQRLEELLLAEERVLQPNPPLEPGLPAISIKDGYFSWDSKADNATLSNINLDIPVGSLVAVVGATGEGKTSLISAMLGELPPVGDSSVIIRGTVAYVPQISWIFNATVRENILFGSKFEPTRYWKAIDVTAMQHDLDLLPGHDFTEIGERGVNISGGQKQRVSMARAVYSNSDVYIFDDPLSALDAHVARQVFNSCLKEELREKTRVLVTNQLHFLPQVDRIILVFEGMIKEDGTFEELSKNGVLFQKLMENAGKMEEQEYEKEDNKTYDQKSTKPTVNGLENDFPKDASLKKKGKGGKSVLIKQEERETGVVSWNVLMRYKTALGGICVVMILFMCYLLTEGLRILSSTWLSFWTDQSTSESYRPGYYILIYALLSFGQVAVTLANSYWLIISSLRGAKRLHDAMLHSILRAPMIFFNTNPTGRIINRFAKDLGDIDRNVANFINMFLGQVWQLLSTFVLIGTVSTISLWSIMPLLILFYAAYLYYQSTSREVKRLDSITRSPVYAQFGEALNGLSSIRAYKAYDRMANINGKSMDNNIRFTLVNISSNRWLTIRLETLGGVMIWLTATFAVLQNARVENRVAFASKMGLLLSYSLNITSLLSGVLRQASRAENCLNSVERVGTYVDLPSEAPAIIESNRPPPGWPSSGTIVFEDVVMRYRPELPPVLHGLSFTVPPSEKLGIVGRTGAGKSSMLNALFRIVETERGRILIDDCDIGKLGLTDLRNVLSIIPQSPVLFSGTVRFNIDPFSEHNDADLWEALERANLKDVIRKNCFGLDSEVSEGGENFSVGQRQLLSLARALLRRSKILVLDEATAAVDVRTDALIQKTIREEFKSCTMLIIAHRLNTIIDSDRILVLDAGQVLEYDTPEELLSNEGSAFSRMIQSTGPTNAQYLRSLVFGGKENQSSQEETKQLDGQRRRLPLSRWAAAAQFALAVSLTSSQDDLQRLHIEDNNNILKKTKDAVITLQGVLEGKHDQVIDEALNQYQVSTDRWWSSLYKIIEGLAVMSRLAHDQHQQLEYDFEGRSLDWDHVEM; from the exons ATGGCTTTCGAGCCGTTAATCTGGTATTGTCAGCCTGTGGCAAATGGGGTATGGACCAGAGCAGTAGATAGTGCTTTTGGCTCATACACACCTTGTGCAATTGACTCTCTAGTGATCGCCATTTCTCACTTGGTTCTCCTTGGCGTGTGCTCTTATCGGATATGGCTGATAAAGAACAATTCCAAAGCCATTTGGTATCGTTTGAGGTCAAATTATTACAATTACATGTTGGGATTGTTGGCTGGTTATTGCACTGCTGGACCTTTATTAAGGTTGATGATGGGGTTTTCAATCTTTAATCTGGATGGACACACTGGTTTTGCTCCTTTTGAG ATAATTGCTTTGATCATTGAGGCAGTTGCTTGGTGCTCCATGCTGATAATGATTGGCCTGGAAACTAAAATTTACATTCGGCAATTTCGGTGGTTTGTACGGTTTGCAGTCATCTATGTTTTGGTAGGGGATGCTGTGCTGCTCAATCTTATTCTTTCAGTGAGCAGTTACTACAGTAG ATCTACACTGTATTTGTACTTAAGTACAGTTTGCTGCCAG GTGTTGTTTGGAATTCTTCTTGTTGTTTATGTTCCTAATCTGGATCCTTATCCGGGTTACAGTATGATGCATGCTGAGCCTCTTGACAACTGCGAATATGAAGCTATTCCTGGAGAAGAGCAAATTTGTCCTGAGAGGCATGTCAATATATTTTCCA GAATATATTTTGGATGGATCACTCCACTCATGCAGCAGGGTTACAGGAAACCTATCACTGAAAAAGATATCTGGAAGTTGGACACATGGGATCGGACCGAGACACTTAGTAGAAA GTTCCAGAGATGTTGGATTGAAGAatctcaaaagtcaaaaccaaGGCTTTTAAGAGCATTGAATAATAGCCTTGGGGGAAG GTTTTGGCGTGGTGGCTTCTTCAAG ATTGGCAATGATCTTTCTCAATTTGTGGGGCCAGTTCTATTGAACCATCTCTTACAG TCCATGCAACGAGGGGATCCAGCTTGGATTGGTTACATCTATGCCTTCTCAATTTTCGCTGGGGTG TCACTTGGTGTGCTATGCGAATCTCAGTATTTTCAGAATGTTATGCGTGTTGGTTTTCGGCTGAGGTCAACTTTG GTGGCTGCAATTTTCCGCAAGTCTTTAAGACTAACACACGAGGGTCGCAAGAATTTTTCCTCTGGAAAGATAACCAATATGGTGACGACTGATGCTAATGCACTTCAG ACTGTTGTGCTTAGCAAAATGCGGAAACTGACCAAGGAAGCACTGCAGTGGACTGACAAGAGAGTTGGCCTCATGAATGAAATTTTGGCGGCTATGGACACTGTGAA ATGTTATGCTTGGGAGACAAGCTTCCTATCTAAAGTTCAAAGCATAAGGAATGACGAGCTGTCATGGTTCCGCAAAGCACAATTACTATCAGCT TTTAACAGCTTTATACTGAACAGCATCCCAGTTGTCGTAACAGTGACCTCTTTTGGTTTGTTCACTTTGCTGGGTGGGAATTTGACCCCAGCACGGGCATTTACATCGCTTTCTTTGTTTTCCGTGCTGCGATTTCCTCTGAACATGCTTCCCAACTTATTAAGTCAG GTTGTAAATGCTAAAGTGTCATTACAACGCTTGGAGGAATTATTATTAGCTGAGGAGAGAGTTCTACAACCAAATCCACCTCTTGAACCTGGGCTTCCAGCTATTTCTATCAAGGATGGATACTTTTCATGGGATTCAAAG GCAGATAATGCcacattatcaaatatcaatttGGACATACCAGTTGGCAGTTTAGTTGCAGTTGTTGGTGCCACCGGAGAAGGAAAGACATCACTAATATCGGCAATGCTAGGGGAGCTGCCACCTGTGGGAGATTCAAGTGTTATTATCAGAGGAACTGTCGCCTATGTACCTCAAATTTCATGGATTTTCAATGCTACA GTAcgtgaaaatatattatttggcTCAAAATTTGAACCCACACGATACTGGAAAGCTATTGATGTAACTGCAATGCAGCATGATCTCGACTTACTTCCA GGCCATGATTTCACAGAGATTGGTGAAAGGGGGGTGAATATTAGTGGTGGGCAAAAGCAGAGAGTTTCCATGGCTAGGGCTGTATATTCCAATTCCgatgtatatatatttgatgaCCCTTTAAGTGCTCTTGATGCTCATGTTGCTCGACAG GTTTTTAATAGCTGCTTAAAGGAAGAGTTGAGAGAGAAAACCCGGGTTCTTGTCACAAACCAGCTACATTTTCTGCCTCAAGTGGATAGGATTATCCTGGTCTTTGAAGGCATGATCAAAGAGGACGGAACCTTTGAGGAGCTATCAAAAAATGGTGTTTTATTCCAGAAACTAATGGAAAATGCTGGTAAAATGGAAGAACAAGAGTATGAAAAGGAAGACAACAAAACCTATGATCAGAAAAGCACTAAACCAACTGTCAATGGGCTAGAAAATGATTTTCCAAAAGATGCAagcctgaaaaagaaagggaaaggagGGAAATCTGTGCTTATCAAGCAAGAAGAACGAGAAACAGGTGTTGTTAGCTGGAACGTTTTGATGAG GTACAAAACTGCACTAGGAGGCATTTGCGTTGTTATGATACTCTTTATGTGCTATCTATTAACAGAAGGTCTTCGAATTTTAAGTAGCACATGGTTAAGTTTTTGGACAGATCAAAGTACTTCTGAGAGTTACAGACCTGGCTACTACATTCTTATTTATGCCCTTCTTTCATTTGGGCAG GTTGCTGTGACACTTGCAAACTCCTATTGGTTGATCATTTCAAGTCTTCGTGGTGCCAAAAGATTGCATGATGCCATGCTACATTCTATTCTAAGAGCTCCAATGATATTCTTCAACACTAATCCAACTGGAAGGATAATCAATAGGTTTGCAAAGGATCTAGGTGATATAGATCGCAATGTagccaattttataaatatgtttcTGGGCCAAGTGTGGCAGCTTCTTTCAACTTTTGTTCTGATTGGCACTGTAAGCACAATATCGCTATGGTCCATAATGCCACTTCTGATCTTGTTTTATGCAGCCTATCTATATTATCAG AGCACATCCCGTGAAGTGAAACGCTTGGATTCCATTACCAGATCTCCTGTTTATGCACAATTTGGAGAAGCGTTAAATGGTTTGTCATCCATTCGTGCATATAAGGCATATGATCGGATGGCCAACATCAATGGGAAGTCTATGGACAATAATATCAGATTCACTCTTGTGAATATTAGTTCAAATCGTTGGCTCACCATAAGGTTGGAAACATTAGGAGGCGTCATGATTTGGTTGACAGCAACTTTTGCTGTCTTGCAGAATGCAAGAGTGGAAAACCGGGTAGCTTTTGCATCTAAAATGGGTCTACTTCTCAGTTATTCTTTAAATATAACAAGTCTATTAAGTGGCGTTCTGAGGCAAGCAAGTAGGGctgaaaattgtttaaattctgTTGAGCGTGTTGGCACATATGTAGATTTGCCTTCTGAGGCTCCAGCTATCATTGAAAGCAACCGTCCCCCACCTGGCTGGCCTTCATCTGGAACAATTGTGTTTGAGGATGTTGTCATGCGTTACAGGCCTGAACTTCCTCCTGTCTTGCATGGATTGTCCTTTACAGTTCCTCCAAGTGAGAAGCTAGGGATAGTTGGCAGAACTGGTGCAGGGAAGTCTAGCATGCTTAATGCATTATTTCGGATAGTAGAAACAGAAAGAGGACGAATTTTGATTGATGATTGTGATATTGGTAAGTTAGGACTAACAGATTTGCGGAACGTTCTTAGTATCATACCACAATCACCGGTTCTTTTCTCAG GAACTGTCCGTTTCAATATCGATCCTTTCAGTGAGCACAATGATGCTGACCTTTGGGAGGCCTTAGAAAGGGCAAATCTAAAGGATGTCATCAGGAAGAATTGTTTTGGTCTGGATTCTGAG GTCTCAGAGGGAGGAGAAAATTTCAGTGTTGGACAGAGGCAGCTGTTAAGTCTTGCTAGAGCATTGTTGCGAAGATCAAAAATTCTTGTTCTTGATGAAGCAACTGCAGCTGTTGATGTTAGGACTGATGCGCTTATCCAGAAAACTATTCGTGAAGAATTTAAATCCTGCACAATGCTCATTATTGCTCACAGGCTAAATACAATCATTGACTCTGATCGAATTCTTGTACTTGATGCTGGTCAG GTTTTAGAATATGATACTCCAGAGGAACTTCTATCAAATGAAGGAAGTGCATTCTCTAGGATGATCCAAAGTACAGGGCCTACAAATGCTCAGTATTTACGTAGCTTAGTATTCGGAGGTAAAGAAAACCAGTCCAGTCAAGAAGAAACCAAGCAGCTAGATGGCCAAAGGAGAAGGCTGCCTTTGTCCCGCTGGGCTGCTGCTGCCCAGTTTGCCCTAGCTGTTAGCCTCACTTCTTCCCAAGATGACCTTCAGAGGTTACACATTGAAGACAACAACAATATACTCAAGAAAACAAAGGATGCAGTTATAACACTGCAGGGAGTTTTGGAGGGGAAGCATGACCAAGTTATAGATGAGGCACTAAATCAATACCAGGTTTCTACAGATAGATGGTGGTCTTCTCTCTACAAAATCATTGAAG GTCTTGCTGTGATGAGCAGGTTAGCTCACGACCAGCATCAACAATTAGAATATGATTTTGAGGGTAGATCTTTAGATTGGGATCATGTTGAGATGTAG
- the LOC142636553 gene encoding ABC transporter C family member 12-like isoform X2, translated as MAFEPLIWYCQPVANGVWTRAVDSAFGSYTPCAIDSLVIAISHLVLLGVCSYRIWLIKNNSKAIWYRLRSNYYNYMLGLLAGYCTAGPLLRLMMGFSIFNLDGHTGFAPFEIIALIIEAVAWCSMLIMIGLETKIYIRQFRWFVRFAVIYVLVGDAVLLNLILSVSSYYSRSTLYLYLSTVCCQVLFGILLVVYVPNLDPYPGYSMMHAEPLDNCEYEAIPGEEQICPERHVNIFSRIYFGWITPLMQQGYRKPITEKDIWKLDTWDRTETLSRKFQRCWIEESQKSKPRLLRALNNSLGGRFWRGGFFKIGNDLSQFVGPVLLNHLLQSLGVLCESQYFQNVMRVGFRLRSTLVAAIFRKSLRLTHEGRKNFSSGKITNMVTTDANALQQICQQLHGLWSAPFRIIVAMVLLYQQLGVASLLGSLLLVLMVPTQTVVLSKMRKLTKEALQWTDKRVGLMNEILAAMDTVKCYAWETSFLSKVQSIRNDELSWFRKAQLLSAFNSFILNSIPVVVTVTSFGLFTLLGGNLTPARAFTSLSLFSVLRFPLNMLPNLLSQVVNAKVSLQRLEELLLAEERVLQPNPPLEPGLPAISIKDGYFSWDSKADNATLSNINLDIPVGSLVAVVGATGEGKTSLISAMLGELPPVGDSSVIIRGTVAYVPQISWIFNATVRENILFGSKFEPTRYWKAIDVTAMQHDLDLLPGHDFTEIGERGVNISGGQKQRVSMARAVYSNSDVYIFDDPLSALDAHVARQVFNSCLKEELREKTRVLVTNQLHFLPQVDRIILVFEGMIKEDGTFEELSKNGVLFQKLMENAGKMEEQEYEKEDNKTYDQKSTKPTVNGLENDFPKDASLKKKGKGGKSVLIKQEERETGVVSWNVLMRYKTALGGICVVMILFMCYLLTEGLRILSSTWLSFWTDQSTSESYRPGYYILIYALLSFGQVAVTLANSYWLIISSLRGAKRLHDAMLHSILRAPMIFFNTNPTGRIINRFAKDLGDIDRNVANFINMFLGQVWQLLSTFVLIGTVSTISLWSIMPLLILFYAAYLYYQSTSREVKRLDSITRSPVYAQFGEALNGLSSIRAYKAYDRMANINGKSMDNNIRFTLVNISSNRWLTIRLETLGGVMIWLTATFAVLQNARVENRVAFASKMGLLLSYSLNITSLLSGVLRQASRAENCLNSVERVGTYVDLPSEAPAIIESNRPPPGWPSSGTIVFEDVVMRYRPELPPVLHGLSFTVPPSEKLGIVGRTGAGKSSMLNALFRIVETERGRILIDDCDIGKLGLTDLRNVLSIIPQSPVLFSGTVRFNIDPFSEHNDADLWEALERANLKDVIRKNCFGLDSEVSEGGENFSVGQRQLLSLARALLRRSKILVLDEATAAVDVRTDALIQKTIREEFKSCTMLIIAHRLNTIIDSDRILVLDAGQVLEYDTPEELLSNEGSAFSRMIQSTGPTNAQYLRSLVFGGKENQSSQEETKQLDGQRRRLPLSRWAAAAQFALAVSLTSSQDDLQRLHIEDNNNILKKTKDAVITLQGVLEGKHDQVIDEALNQYQVSTDRWWSSLYKIIEGLAVMSRLAHDQHQQLEYDFEGRSLDWDHVEM; from the exons ATGGCTTTCGAGCCGTTAATCTGGTATTGTCAGCCTGTGGCAAATGGGGTATGGACCAGAGCAGTAGATAGTGCTTTTGGCTCATACACACCTTGTGCAATTGACTCTCTAGTGATCGCCATTTCTCACTTGGTTCTCCTTGGCGTGTGCTCTTATCGGATATGGCTGATAAAGAACAATTCCAAAGCCATTTGGTATCGTTTGAGGTCAAATTATTACAATTACATGTTGGGATTGTTGGCTGGTTATTGCACTGCTGGACCTTTATTAAGGTTGATGATGGGGTTTTCAATCTTTAATCTGGATGGACACACTGGTTTTGCTCCTTTTGAG ATAATTGCTTTGATCATTGAGGCAGTTGCTTGGTGCTCCATGCTGATAATGATTGGCCTGGAAACTAAAATTTACATTCGGCAATTTCGGTGGTTTGTACGGTTTGCAGTCATCTATGTTTTGGTAGGGGATGCTGTGCTGCTCAATCTTATTCTTTCAGTGAGCAGTTACTACAGTAG ATCTACACTGTATTTGTACTTAAGTACAGTTTGCTGCCAG GTGTTGTTTGGAATTCTTCTTGTTGTTTATGTTCCTAATCTGGATCCTTATCCGGGTTACAGTATGATGCATGCTGAGCCTCTTGACAACTGCGAATATGAAGCTATTCCTGGAGAAGAGCAAATTTGTCCTGAGAGGCATGTCAATATATTTTCCA GAATATATTTTGGATGGATCACTCCACTCATGCAGCAGGGTTACAGGAAACCTATCACTGAAAAAGATATCTGGAAGTTGGACACATGGGATCGGACCGAGACACTTAGTAGAAA GTTCCAGAGATGTTGGATTGAAGAatctcaaaagtcaaaaccaaGGCTTTTAAGAGCATTGAATAATAGCCTTGGGGGAAG GTTTTGGCGTGGTGGCTTCTTCAAG ATTGGCAATGATCTTTCTCAATTTGTGGGGCCAGTTCTATTGAACCATCTCTTACAG TCACTTGGTGTGCTATGCGAATCTCAGTATTTTCAGAATGTTATGCGTGTTGGTTTTCGGCTGAGGTCAACTTTG GTGGCTGCAATTTTCCGCAAGTCTTTAAGACTAACACACGAGGGTCGCAAGAATTTTTCCTCTGGAAAGATAACCAATATGGTGACGACTGATGCTAATGCACTTCAG CAAATATGTCAACAACTTCATGGATTATGGTCAGCTCCATTTCGTATTATCGTAGCTATGGTACTTCTTTATCAGCAACTAGGTGTAGCTTCACTTCTGGGATCATTATTGCTAGTTCTCATGGTCCCTACACAG ACTGTTGTGCTTAGCAAAATGCGGAAACTGACCAAGGAAGCACTGCAGTGGACTGACAAGAGAGTTGGCCTCATGAATGAAATTTTGGCGGCTATGGACACTGTGAA ATGTTATGCTTGGGAGACAAGCTTCCTATCTAAAGTTCAAAGCATAAGGAATGACGAGCTGTCATGGTTCCGCAAAGCACAATTACTATCAGCT TTTAACAGCTTTATACTGAACAGCATCCCAGTTGTCGTAACAGTGACCTCTTTTGGTTTGTTCACTTTGCTGGGTGGGAATTTGACCCCAGCACGGGCATTTACATCGCTTTCTTTGTTTTCCGTGCTGCGATTTCCTCTGAACATGCTTCCCAACTTATTAAGTCAG GTTGTAAATGCTAAAGTGTCATTACAACGCTTGGAGGAATTATTATTAGCTGAGGAGAGAGTTCTACAACCAAATCCACCTCTTGAACCTGGGCTTCCAGCTATTTCTATCAAGGATGGATACTTTTCATGGGATTCAAAG GCAGATAATGCcacattatcaaatatcaatttGGACATACCAGTTGGCAGTTTAGTTGCAGTTGTTGGTGCCACCGGAGAAGGAAAGACATCACTAATATCGGCAATGCTAGGGGAGCTGCCACCTGTGGGAGATTCAAGTGTTATTATCAGAGGAACTGTCGCCTATGTACCTCAAATTTCATGGATTTTCAATGCTACA GTAcgtgaaaatatattatttggcTCAAAATTTGAACCCACACGATACTGGAAAGCTATTGATGTAACTGCAATGCAGCATGATCTCGACTTACTTCCA GGCCATGATTTCACAGAGATTGGTGAAAGGGGGGTGAATATTAGTGGTGGGCAAAAGCAGAGAGTTTCCATGGCTAGGGCTGTATATTCCAATTCCgatgtatatatatttgatgaCCCTTTAAGTGCTCTTGATGCTCATGTTGCTCGACAG GTTTTTAATAGCTGCTTAAAGGAAGAGTTGAGAGAGAAAACCCGGGTTCTTGTCACAAACCAGCTACATTTTCTGCCTCAAGTGGATAGGATTATCCTGGTCTTTGAAGGCATGATCAAAGAGGACGGAACCTTTGAGGAGCTATCAAAAAATGGTGTTTTATTCCAGAAACTAATGGAAAATGCTGGTAAAATGGAAGAACAAGAGTATGAAAAGGAAGACAACAAAACCTATGATCAGAAAAGCACTAAACCAACTGTCAATGGGCTAGAAAATGATTTTCCAAAAGATGCAagcctgaaaaagaaagggaaaggagGGAAATCTGTGCTTATCAAGCAAGAAGAACGAGAAACAGGTGTTGTTAGCTGGAACGTTTTGATGAG GTACAAAACTGCACTAGGAGGCATTTGCGTTGTTATGATACTCTTTATGTGCTATCTATTAACAGAAGGTCTTCGAATTTTAAGTAGCACATGGTTAAGTTTTTGGACAGATCAAAGTACTTCTGAGAGTTACAGACCTGGCTACTACATTCTTATTTATGCCCTTCTTTCATTTGGGCAG GTTGCTGTGACACTTGCAAACTCCTATTGGTTGATCATTTCAAGTCTTCGTGGTGCCAAAAGATTGCATGATGCCATGCTACATTCTATTCTAAGAGCTCCAATGATATTCTTCAACACTAATCCAACTGGAAGGATAATCAATAGGTTTGCAAAGGATCTAGGTGATATAGATCGCAATGTagccaattttataaatatgtttcTGGGCCAAGTGTGGCAGCTTCTTTCAACTTTTGTTCTGATTGGCACTGTAAGCACAATATCGCTATGGTCCATAATGCCACTTCTGATCTTGTTTTATGCAGCCTATCTATATTATCAG AGCACATCCCGTGAAGTGAAACGCTTGGATTCCATTACCAGATCTCCTGTTTATGCACAATTTGGAGAAGCGTTAAATGGTTTGTCATCCATTCGTGCATATAAGGCATATGATCGGATGGCCAACATCAATGGGAAGTCTATGGACAATAATATCAGATTCACTCTTGTGAATATTAGTTCAAATCGTTGGCTCACCATAAGGTTGGAAACATTAGGAGGCGTCATGATTTGGTTGACAGCAACTTTTGCTGTCTTGCAGAATGCAAGAGTGGAAAACCGGGTAGCTTTTGCATCTAAAATGGGTCTACTTCTCAGTTATTCTTTAAATATAACAAGTCTATTAAGTGGCGTTCTGAGGCAAGCAAGTAGGGctgaaaattgtttaaattctgTTGAGCGTGTTGGCACATATGTAGATTTGCCTTCTGAGGCTCCAGCTATCATTGAAAGCAACCGTCCCCCACCTGGCTGGCCTTCATCTGGAACAATTGTGTTTGAGGATGTTGTCATGCGTTACAGGCCTGAACTTCCTCCTGTCTTGCATGGATTGTCCTTTACAGTTCCTCCAAGTGAGAAGCTAGGGATAGTTGGCAGAACTGGTGCAGGGAAGTCTAGCATGCTTAATGCATTATTTCGGATAGTAGAAACAGAAAGAGGACGAATTTTGATTGATGATTGTGATATTGGTAAGTTAGGACTAACAGATTTGCGGAACGTTCTTAGTATCATACCACAATCACCGGTTCTTTTCTCAG GAACTGTCCGTTTCAATATCGATCCTTTCAGTGAGCACAATGATGCTGACCTTTGGGAGGCCTTAGAAAGGGCAAATCTAAAGGATGTCATCAGGAAGAATTGTTTTGGTCTGGATTCTGAG GTCTCAGAGGGAGGAGAAAATTTCAGTGTTGGACAGAGGCAGCTGTTAAGTCTTGCTAGAGCATTGTTGCGAAGATCAAAAATTCTTGTTCTTGATGAAGCAACTGCAGCTGTTGATGTTAGGACTGATGCGCTTATCCAGAAAACTATTCGTGAAGAATTTAAATCCTGCACAATGCTCATTATTGCTCACAGGCTAAATACAATCATTGACTCTGATCGAATTCTTGTACTTGATGCTGGTCAG GTTTTAGAATATGATACTCCAGAGGAACTTCTATCAAATGAAGGAAGTGCATTCTCTAGGATGATCCAAAGTACAGGGCCTACAAATGCTCAGTATTTACGTAGCTTAGTATTCGGAGGTAAAGAAAACCAGTCCAGTCAAGAAGAAACCAAGCAGCTAGATGGCCAAAGGAGAAGGCTGCCTTTGTCCCGCTGGGCTGCTGCTGCCCAGTTTGCCCTAGCTGTTAGCCTCACTTCTTCCCAAGATGACCTTCAGAGGTTACACATTGAAGACAACAACAATATACTCAAGAAAACAAAGGATGCAGTTATAACACTGCAGGGAGTTTTGGAGGGGAAGCATGACCAAGTTATAGATGAGGCACTAAATCAATACCAGGTTTCTACAGATAGATGGTGGTCTTCTCTCTACAAAATCATTGAAG GTCTTGCTGTGATGAGCAGGTTAGCTCACGACCAGCATCAACAATTAGAATATGATTTTGAGGGTAGATCTTTAGATTGGGATCATGTTGAGATGTAG